One genomic window of Medicago truncatula cultivar Jemalong A17 chromosome 1, MtrunA17r5.0-ANR, whole genome shotgun sequence includes the following:
- the LOC25483554 gene encoding uncharacterized protein: MLVKDVSGKELRELSIKSKRMADTISNSPKEDPTNNSPDTPLINVEVKKPRLVVSSSPPFQSPRKSQHSSSEGVDEMWTSFFTTINSSGDGDATSIWDDHFPLGNLIDKNFRDEKFQEKVKEFGLERVLQTSLTDSIRMIFLLRVMGQKFGETEKENKAYVGEISELKKMLTENEKNYVGEITELKNKLSEYEKNMVEMTSLKDELNKLKKTLEYSSLEKNEMVAREKELKKENSNSRIKLLIKEDAHRVNVEKLKAEIEELKSGIELQYKAGYDKAVKQVVFFASKLEP, translated from the coding sequence ATGCTTGTGAAAGATGTGTCTGGGAAAGAGTTGCGTGAACTTAGCATCAAAAGTAAGAGGATGGCTGACACTATAAGTAACTCTCCAAAGGAAGATCCAACCAATAATTCCCCGGACACACCCCTCATCAATGTTGAAGTAAAAAAGCCTCGACTGGTGGTTTCAAGTTCACCTCCTTTTCAGAGTCCTCGAAAGAGTCAGCATAGTTCTTCTGAAGGGGTGGATGAAATGTGGACATCATTTTTCACTACGATCAATAGTAGTGGTGATGGTGATGCCACATCAATTTGGGATGATCATTTCCCTTTAGGTAACCTTATCGATAAGAATTTCAGGGACGAAAAGTTTCAGGAAAAAGTTAAGGAGTTTGGATTAGAAAGGGTACTCCAAACTAGCCTGACAGATTCCATTCGAATGATCTTCCTTCTTCGTGTAATGGGGCAAAAGTTTGGTGAAACAGAAAAGGAAAACAAGGCTTATGTTGGAGAGATTtcagaattgaaaaaaatgttgaCTGAAAATGAGAAGAATTATGTTGGAGAGATTACtgaattgaaaaacaaattgtcTGAATATGAGAAGAATATGGTTGAGATGACTAGTCTGAAAGATGAACTGAACAAATTGAAGAAAACTTTGGAATATTCAAGCCTGGAAAAGAATGAAATGGtagcaagagaaaaagaattaaaaaaggaaaattcgAACAGTCGAATAAAATTACTCATAAAAGAAGATGCTCACAGGGTTAATGTTGAGAAGTTGAAGGctgaaattgaagaattgaaGAGTGGAATTGAGTTGCAGTACAAAGCTGGCTATGATAAGGCAGTGAAACAAGTTGTATTTTTTGCATCTAAACTTGAACCATGA